In Sphingobium herbicidovorans, the genomic window CGTGGCCGGCATGTTCATCGGCAGCGACCCGCTTGCCCACCCTCACCTTCAGCTTGCGAAGCGCAGCGCGCACCTCCTCTTCGGTGGTTTCGCGGCGATCATATTCGACCCGGACAGACCCGCTGGTGCTGGCGCTTGCCTGGACCACGCCGGGCAAGGCGCACAGCGCATCGCTGACCGTGCGCGCCCGACGTTCGTGGTTGATCCCCGTCACCTGCCAGATCGCATGGCCGTAGCGCTCGGTGATTTCGGCACCTGCGGCGCGCACCATTTCGCGCAACCGTGGCAGCGGCAGCTTGGCGGCATCGAAATGGATGCACAGCGCCGCTGGCGTGTTGCCGTCGAGACAGATCACATGCGCCCGCTCGACACCTTCGCGCTTTGACAGGGTTGATACGAGACGGTCCAGGCAGGCATCGGCCGCGTCAGGAAGGTCCGGCAACAACACTGGAATGTCGAGTTCGAGCTTGTCGTTCATGACGACCTCCTTTCGCTTTTCTTGGTTTCGGCGCGCGCGTCGCGCAGGATTTCGACACCGCCCTTGATGGCGATGATGGCGGTGGCGAAGCCGACCAGCAGGTCCGGCCAATTGGTACCCAACCACAGCACCAGCACGCCGGCGATCAGGATGCCGCCGTTGGAAATGAAGTCGTTGAAGCTGAAGGTGGTTGCGGCCCGGAGATTGACGTCCGGATCCTTGAGGCGCTGGAGCAGCCGCAGGCAGAGGTAATTCACGACGCCGGCGATCGCGGACATGACCATCATGGTAGGTCCGATGGGCTCGCTGCCCTGCACGTAGCGCCGTCCGACATCGATCAAGATGCCGCCCGCGAAGATCAGCAGCATGACGCCCGAAGCGACCGCGGCGCGTGTCTTCCATGTCTGGCCCCGGGTGAGCGCCACAAGGCTCAGCGCATACACAGCCGTATCGGACAGGTTGTCGACGCCGTTGGCGATCAGCGCGCTCGAGTCCGCGAAGAAGCCGGAAACGAAGAAGCCCGCAGCGATCGCCGCGTTCAGCAGCAGGACGATCCACAGTGTGCGGCGCTCCTGCCCGCCATTGTTGTCGTTGCCCGGGATCATCCCATCATCTCCTCAAGTGTCAGCAGGGCCAGGAAGCCGACGAAAAACATCGAGCTGATGAGCGGGGTGTCGGGTTTCTCGTGCGCC contains:
- a CDS encoding cation transporter, coding for MIPGNDNNGGQERRTLWIVLLLNAAIAAGFFVSGFFADSSALIANGVDNLSDTAVYALSLVALTRGQTWKTRAAVASGVMLLIFAGGILIDVGRRYVQGSEPIGPTMMVMSAIAGVVNYLCLRLLQRLKDPDVNLRAATTFSFNDFISNGGILIAGVLVLWLGTNWPDLLVGFATAIIAIKGGVEILRDARAETKKSERRSS